TATTTTTATTTCCTGTTTAAAGGTTTCATATCCTTCTTTTTTCACAATAATAATATGATTTCCATCAGTAATAGGATAATTTTTAAGTGGTAGATTGCCTATATTGGCATCATTTAAGATAATAGTCGCTCCAGATACATTACAGTTTACATTTAGAGTTACCTTATTATCTTTAGAAATTTCTGGAGGATTAAGTTGATTTTGAGTTTCTTCTTGAATTCGATCTTGAGTTCGGTCTTGATTATAAAATACAAAAGTAAATTCACCGTCTTGACTTCCCGTTCCTCTTATTTGTCCTAATATTGGGATGTTATTGCTTTTTTTCTTTATCTCTGGAGAAATTATTGAAAGAATTTCACTGGTAATAAGGATACCTTCCTTTGCAGAATCAAAAATATTTATAAGTTCATTCGCAAATATGCTGTAGTTTTTTATTTGAGGGCTGATTTCAGGAGAATTTAAGCGTGATACTAAAGCGCATCGGCTTTTTTTATTAAAAATATCAATATAAAATTGATCGTTTTTAGAAGATGGTAAAGATATTGAAGGGCTTAAATGTATTTCAGAATAACACGCATCAGATATTACCAAGATATGCCTTGCATTAATAGAGCTTATTATTTGATTAAAAAAGGAATTATCAATAAAAGATGAAGAATTGTTATTTATTGCATCATAGGGAAGCCACCATCCTAAATCATATAAACGGTCAATTTTTCCATATCCTGAAAAATATATTAAAAGACTGTCATTTTCTTTGATGGATTTTTGGAAGCTTTCAAGGTTTTTTATTATATTATCTTTTGTAGCTTTATCATTTAAAAGTAAAGTGGTTTTAAACTTATATTTTTTCTGTAAAATTTGAGCAAAGGTTTCAGCGTCTTTAACACTCGTTTTCAAAGCTTCAATATTTGAATCATTGTATGTGTTGATGCCTATGAATAACCCATAAAATGTTCCAAGCTTATCATTGCTATGATTTAAGTCTTTTTTGTTTATTATTTTTGCAGGTTCAGAATTACAAATCCCTGCAAATAAGCTTAAATACAATAACATACAAATACTAGCAAAAATTTTTTTCATATTATCCCCCTAAGGTCTT
The nucleotide sequence above comes from Desulfobacterales bacterium. Encoded proteins:
- a CDS encoding SUMF1/EgtB/PvdO family nonheme iron enzyme, with the protein product MKKIFASICMLLYLSLFAGICNSEPAKIINKKDLNHSNDKLGTFYGLFIGINTYNDSNIEALKTSVKDAETFAQILQKKYKFKTTLLLNDKATKDNIIKNLESFQKSIKENDSLLIYFSGYGKIDRLYDLGWWLPYDAINNNSSSFIDNSFFNQIISSINARHILVISDACYSEIHLSPSISLPSSKNDQFYIDIFNKKSRCALVSRLNSPEISPQIKNYSIFANELINIFDSAKEGILITSEILSIISPEIKKKSNNIPILGQIRGTGSQDGEFTFVFYNQDRTQDRIQEETQNQLNPPEISKDNKVTLNVNCNVSGATIILNDANIGNLPLKNYPITDGNHIIIVKKEGYETFKQEIKIVKNSNPSPIMVELQKKIENGKLFIEYSPKTAKIQIAGVNKNFSQGMELKAGKYQIEVSNALYEKKETSVDIIAGKDSKIQLNLNLMEKFKNSLGMEFILIQPGTFVMGSPESEQNREDDEFKHEVTLSNKFYMQKTEVTVGQWKKFIEETKYKTTAEVEGDSLIKFTKKDASWKKEKGYYWNKPGFNQTDDHPVTCVSYFDVIEFITWLNKNENIQYSLPTEAEWEYSCRSGTSTAYSYGNCLTTDQANYDGNYPLKGCSKGKYNKSPLRVGSLIPNKWGLHDMHGNVWEWCMDWLGDYPKTKSVDPTGPSSGTERIYRGGGWDSYARICRSANRLSRLPDYRSSEVGFRLAIKP